In one Brassica oleracea var. oleracea cultivar TO1000 chromosome C9, BOL, whole genome shotgun sequence genomic region, the following are encoded:
- the LOC106317056 gene encoding transcription factor WER, with protein MRKNVSSSGEEGNNEYKKGLWTVEEDKILMDYVKAHGKGHWNRIAKKTGLKRCGKSCRLRWMNYLSPNVKRGNFTDQEEDLIIRLHKLLGNRWSLIAKRVPGRTDNQVKNYWNTHLSKKLGIKDPKNKPSNGDIVYQINLTNPTETMEETKISNINDNDEIQEDRHGSNYLSSLWVHDDAFELSTLTNMMDFLDGHCF; from the exons ATGAGAAAGAACGTAAGTAGTAGTGGTGAAGAAGGAAACAATGAGTACAAGAAAGGTTTGTGGACCGTAGAAGAAGACAAGATCCTTATGGATTATGTCAAAGCTCATGGCAAAGGCCACTGGAATCGTATTGCCAAAAAAACTG GTTTAAAGAGATGTGGAAAGAGTTGTAGATTGAGATGGATGAACTATCTCAGCCCAAATGTGAAAAGGGGCAATTTCACCGATCAAGAAGAAGATCTTATCATTAGGCTCCACAAGCTGCTTGGCAATAG GTGGTCTTTGATTGCTAAAAGAGTGCCGGGTCGGACAGACAATCAAGTGAAGAATTACTGGAACACGCATCTTAGTAAGAAACTCGGAATCAAAGATCCCAAAAACAAGCCGAGCAATGGTGATATTGTTTATCAGATCAATCTCACAAATCCTACCGAAACAATGGAAGAAACAAAAATATCGAATATTAACGACAACGATGAAATTCAAGAAGATCGTCACGGAAGTAACTATCTGAGTTCACTTTGGGTTCATGATGATGCGTTTGAACTAAGTACACTCACCAACATGATGGACTTTCTAGACGGACACTGCTTTTGA
- the LOC106318182 gene encoding L-aspartate oxidase, chloroplastic isoform X2 yields MAAYVSVGNIHDLFLSGQGYRGHDSWSSGFTFRANSFKDLSWSSRVSKALKAERCGCYSRGVSTFNESSKINTSIRAVSSSTKYYDFTVIGSGVAGLRYALEVAKQGTVAVITKDEPHESNTNYAQGGVSAVLCPLDSVESHMQDTMVAGAHLCDEETVRVVCTEGPERIRELIAMGASFDHGEDGNLHLAREGGHSHHRIVHAADMTGREIERALLEAVLNDPNISVFKHHFAIDLLTSQDGLDTVCHGVDTLNIKTNEVVRFISKVTLLASGGAGHIYPSTTNPLVATGDGMAMAHRAQAVISNMEFVQFHPTALADEGLPIKPQTARENAFLITEAVRGDGGILYNLAMERFMPVYDERAELAPRDVVARSIDDQLKKRKEKYVLLDISHKPREKILAHFPNIASECLKHGLDITRQPIPVVPAAHYMCGGVRAGLQGETNVIGLFVAGEVACTGLHGANRLASNSLLEALVFARRAVQPSTELMKSTRLDLTASEKWTRPVVATARSPGEDVISKILALTREVRRELQGVMWKYVGIVRSTTRLNTAERKIAELEAKWETFLFEHGWEQTVVALEACEMRNLFCCAKLVVSSALARHESRGLHYTTDFPFVEESKRIPTIILPSSPTTASWSSRQLQNISSTSLI; encoded by the exons ATGGCGGCTTATGTCTCTGTCGGAAACATCCATGATCTCTTTCTTTCCGGACAGGGTTACAGAGGGCATGACTCATGGAGTTCTGGTTTTACTTTCAGGGCAAATTCATTCAAAGACCTCTCTTG GTCGAGTAGGGTATCTAAGGCACTAAAGGCAGAGAGATGTGGTTGTTACTCTCGTGGTGTTTCCACCTTTAACGAGAGCTCAAAGATTAATACAAGTATCAGGGCAGTATCGTCTTCAACGAAGTACTATGATTTCACTGTGATCGGCAGTGGAGTGGCGGGTCTGCGCTACGCTTTGGAAGTTGCAAAGCAAGGCACTGTTGCAGTGATCACCAAAGACGAGCCTCACGAGAGTAACACTAACTATGCTCAAGGCGGTGTTAGTGCTGTGTTATGCCCTTTGGACTCTGTCGAAAGTCATATGCAGGACACTATGGTCGCTGGTGCTCATCTCTGTGATGAAGAAACCGTCAGA GTTGTGTGTACAGAAGGACCTGAGAGGATTCGCGAGCTGATTGCGATGGGAGCATCGTTTGATCATGGCGAGGACGGTAACTTGCATTTGGCGAGAGAAGGTGGTCACTCGCATCATAGGATCGTTCACGCAGCTGATATGACGGGAAGAGAGATTGAGAGAGCTTTACTTGAAGCTGTGCTTAATGATCCAAACATATCTGTCTTCAAACACCATTTTGCAATCGATCTGCTCACTTCTCAG GATGGTTTGGACACAGTTTGTCATGGTGTTGACACTTTGAATATCAAAACAAATGAG GTAGTACGTTTTATATCGAAGGTGACATTGCTTGCTTCAGGGGGAGCTGGTCATATCTATCCATCAACCACAAATCCTCTT GTGGCTACTGGAGATGGCATGGCTATGGCTCATCGAGCTCAAGCTGTGATCTCAAACATGGA ATTTGTGCAGTTTCATCCCACTGCTTTAGCCGACGAAGGTCTTCCCATCAAACCACAAACCGCCAGAGAAAACGCCTTCCTCATCACCGAAGCCGTGAGAGGAGACGGCGGCATCCTCTACAACCTAGCAATGGAGCGGTTCATGCCCGTCTACGACGAGCGAGCCGAGCTAGCTCCAAGAGACGTGGTCGCTAGAAGCATCGACGACCAGCTCAAGAAACGGAAAGAGAAGTACGTGTTGCTCGACATAAGCCACAAGCCGAGGGAAAAGATCCTCGCTCATTTCCCCAACATAGCTTCCGAGTGTCTTAAACACGGTCTCGACATCACGCGTCAGCCTATCCCCGTTGTCCCCGCGGCGCATTACATGTGTGGAGGCGTCCGCGCTGGTTTGCAAGGCGAAACCAATGTGATAGGATTGTTTGTGGCGGGTGAAGTGGCGTGTACCGGTCTCCACGGGGCGAACCGGCTCGCTAGCAACTCGCTTCTAGAAGCTCTGGTTTTCGCGAGACGCGCTGTTCAGCCTTCCACCGAGCTCATGAAGTCCACGAGACTTGATTTAACCGCATCGGAGAAGTGGACGAGGCCTGTTGTTGCTACAGCTAGATCGCCAGGAGAGGATGTTATATCAAAGATTCTAGCGTTGACCAGAGAAGTGAGGAGAGAGCTTCAGGGAGTGATGTGGAAGTACGTTGGTATCGTCAGGTCAACCACTAGGCTTAACACTGCTGAGAGGAAGATAGCGGAGCTGGAAGCGAAATGGGAAACGTTCTTGTTTGAACATGGATGGGAGCAGACGGTGGTGGCTCTTGAGGCTTGTGAGATGAGAAACTTGTTCTGCTGCGCTAAGCTTGTTGTGAGCAGTGCGTTGGCGAGACATGAGAGCCGCGGTCTTCATTACACGACGGACTTTCCGTTTGTGGAGGAGAGCAAGCGTATTCCGACGATTATTCTCCCGTCTTCTCCTACAACAGCTAGCTGGAGCTCAAGGCAGCTACAGAACATAAGCAGCACCTCTCTTATATGA
- the LOC106318182 gene encoding L-aspartate oxidase, chloroplastic isoform X1 — MAAYVSVGNIHDLFLSGQGYRGHDSWSSGFTFRANSFKDLSWSSRVSKALKAERCGCYSRGVSTFNESSKINTSIRAVSSSTKYYDFTVIGSGVAGLRYALEVAKQGTVAVITKDEPHESNTNYAQGGVSAVLCPLDSVESHMQDTMVAGAHLCDEETVRVVCTEGPERIRELIAMGASFDHGEDGNLHLAREGGHSHHRIVHAADMTGREIERALLEAVLNDPNISVFKHHFAIDLLTSQQDGLDTVCHGVDTLNIKTNEVVRFISKVTLLASGGAGHIYPSTTNPLVATGDGMAMAHRAQAVISNMEFVQFHPTALADEGLPIKPQTARENAFLITEAVRGDGGILYNLAMERFMPVYDERAELAPRDVVARSIDDQLKKRKEKYVLLDISHKPREKILAHFPNIASECLKHGLDITRQPIPVVPAAHYMCGGVRAGLQGETNVIGLFVAGEVACTGLHGANRLASNSLLEALVFARRAVQPSTELMKSTRLDLTASEKWTRPVVATARSPGEDVISKILALTREVRRELQGVMWKYVGIVRSTTRLNTAERKIAELEAKWETFLFEHGWEQTVVALEACEMRNLFCCAKLVVSSALARHESRGLHYTTDFPFVEESKRIPTIILPSSPTTASWSSRQLQNISSTSLI; from the exons ATGGCGGCTTATGTCTCTGTCGGAAACATCCATGATCTCTTTCTTTCCGGACAGGGTTACAGAGGGCATGACTCATGGAGTTCTGGTTTTACTTTCAGGGCAAATTCATTCAAAGACCTCTCTTG GTCGAGTAGGGTATCTAAGGCACTAAAGGCAGAGAGATGTGGTTGTTACTCTCGTGGTGTTTCCACCTTTAACGAGAGCTCAAAGATTAATACAAGTATCAGGGCAGTATCGTCTTCAACGAAGTACTATGATTTCACTGTGATCGGCAGTGGAGTGGCGGGTCTGCGCTACGCTTTGGAAGTTGCAAAGCAAGGCACTGTTGCAGTGATCACCAAAGACGAGCCTCACGAGAGTAACACTAACTATGCTCAAGGCGGTGTTAGTGCTGTGTTATGCCCTTTGGACTCTGTCGAAAGTCATATGCAGGACACTATGGTCGCTGGTGCTCATCTCTGTGATGAAGAAACCGTCAGA GTTGTGTGTACAGAAGGACCTGAGAGGATTCGCGAGCTGATTGCGATGGGAGCATCGTTTGATCATGGCGAGGACGGTAACTTGCATTTGGCGAGAGAAGGTGGTCACTCGCATCATAGGATCGTTCACGCAGCTGATATGACGGGAAGAGAGATTGAGAGAGCTTTACTTGAAGCTGTGCTTAATGATCCAAACATATCTGTCTTCAAACACCATTTTGCAATCGATCTGCTCACTTCTCAG CAGGATGGTTTGGACACAGTTTGTCATGGTGTTGACACTTTGAATATCAAAACAAATGAG GTAGTACGTTTTATATCGAAGGTGACATTGCTTGCTTCAGGGGGAGCTGGTCATATCTATCCATCAACCACAAATCCTCTT GTGGCTACTGGAGATGGCATGGCTATGGCTCATCGAGCTCAAGCTGTGATCTCAAACATGGA ATTTGTGCAGTTTCATCCCACTGCTTTAGCCGACGAAGGTCTTCCCATCAAACCACAAACCGCCAGAGAAAACGCCTTCCTCATCACCGAAGCCGTGAGAGGAGACGGCGGCATCCTCTACAACCTAGCAATGGAGCGGTTCATGCCCGTCTACGACGAGCGAGCCGAGCTAGCTCCAAGAGACGTGGTCGCTAGAAGCATCGACGACCAGCTCAAGAAACGGAAAGAGAAGTACGTGTTGCTCGACATAAGCCACAAGCCGAGGGAAAAGATCCTCGCTCATTTCCCCAACATAGCTTCCGAGTGTCTTAAACACGGTCTCGACATCACGCGTCAGCCTATCCCCGTTGTCCCCGCGGCGCATTACATGTGTGGAGGCGTCCGCGCTGGTTTGCAAGGCGAAACCAATGTGATAGGATTGTTTGTGGCGGGTGAAGTGGCGTGTACCGGTCTCCACGGGGCGAACCGGCTCGCTAGCAACTCGCTTCTAGAAGCTCTGGTTTTCGCGAGACGCGCTGTTCAGCCTTCCACCGAGCTCATGAAGTCCACGAGACTTGATTTAACCGCATCGGAGAAGTGGACGAGGCCTGTTGTTGCTACAGCTAGATCGCCAGGAGAGGATGTTATATCAAAGATTCTAGCGTTGACCAGAGAAGTGAGGAGAGAGCTTCAGGGAGTGATGTGGAAGTACGTTGGTATCGTCAGGTCAACCACTAGGCTTAACACTGCTGAGAGGAAGATAGCGGAGCTGGAAGCGAAATGGGAAACGTTCTTGTTTGAACATGGATGGGAGCAGACGGTGGTGGCTCTTGAGGCTTGTGAGATGAGAAACTTGTTCTGCTGCGCTAAGCTTGTTGTGAGCAGTGCGTTGGCGAGACATGAGAGCCGCGGTCTTCATTACACGACGGACTTTCCGTTTGTGGAGGAGAGCAAGCGTATTCCGACGATTATTCTCCCGTCTTCTCCTACAACAGCTAGCTGGAGCTCAAGGCAGCTACAGAACATAAGCAGCACCTCTCTTATATGA